In Pithys albifrons albifrons isolate INPA30051 chromosome 8, PitAlb_v1, whole genome shotgun sequence, a single window of DNA contains:
- the C8H2orf80 gene encoding uncharacterized protein C2orf80 homolog, whose translation MERKCLKKEIEKLLEDYVGIRLREKEFDPRGQRPPSSLDDMVHYNLALSVALLWQSDLDAPTALMRQKMNFAARNQHTYPNQTEREAMILSSYAGILMNSIPVEKILEIYSMRPSTHWQSSANNHWIQSFKFSLHPFAMLTAPEAAEYAWKKSRKYQTATAHQKQGPCSARRAKKDHQKLNPWTRGKQQADKGAAEAKQGISTRKPGIDSKLRNAKEAKT comes from the exons atggaaagaaaatgcCTGAAGAAAGAGATTGAAAAACTCCT GGAAGATTATGTTGGCATCAGACTACGAGAAAAAGAATTTGATCCAAGAGGACAAAGACCACCCAGCTCTCTAGATGACATG gtCCATTACAACTTAGCCCTCAGTGTTGCTTTGCTGTGGCAAAGTGATTTGGATGCTCCAACTGCACTGATGAGACAGAAAAT GAATTTTGCAGCTCGCAACCAACACACGTATCCCAACCAAACTGAGAGAGAAGCTATGATATTATCTTCATATGCTGGAATATTAATG AACAGCATTCCTGTGGAAAAGATCTTGGAGATTTACAGCATGAGGCCCTCAACACACTGGCAAAGCTCTGCAAAT AACCACTGGATTCAATCTTTCAAGTTCTCCCTGCATCCATTTGCCATGCTGACTGCCCCTGAAGCTGCAGAGTATGCCTGGAAAAAAA GCAGGAAATACCAGACAGCAACAGCACATCAAAAGCAAGGACCTTGTTCAGCAAGGAGAGCTAAAAAGGACCACCAGAAACTGAACCCATGGACCAGAGGAAAACAACAGGCTGACAAA ggagctgcagaagcaaaacaaggaatttcaACAAGGAAGCCCGGAATAGATTCAAAACTGAGGAATGCAAAGGAAGCAAAGACATAA